From the genome of Mixophyes fleayi isolate aMixFle1 chromosome 2, aMixFle1.hap1, whole genome shotgun sequence, one region includes:
- the LOC142139986 gene encoding nectin-3-like gives MRHLSVFLCFCGLVHGSIVETVEKQEATVGGNVTLQCQLITTTSRVLQVTWQKESGNFTGPVATYIQRFGKELFGNYSNRIVQFTVDALNVSAITISPVTLEDQGCFSCIFNIFPFGANSGRTCLDVYEIIISDPILEIHQNESPDTSEKLRIVTCSATGQPAPSITWELPDNLEITPETYTIVNLNRTVTVISNFTQTIPWTLEVAKVTCVVRHPALYSEKRLSALIDYTILKTDITSELRASIKEIKEIKADVTHFGTRIDHLENKMEDLVSSYNDLISAHDLLQEVVVWIKDKLVDIEARSRGKNIKIRGMTDSIANSDLYEYAIDLFHKLLSSVSAILINRIHHLAKSQTALDSAPKYTLLWVYFYRIKEQILQASLPSSST, from the exons ATGAGGCATCTCAGTGTGTTCTTATGTTTCTGTGGCTTAGTACATG gtTCAATAGTAGAAACTGTTGAGAAACAAGAAGCAACAGTAGGAGGAAACGTGACTCTTCAGTGTCAGCTGATTACCACCACCTCACGCGTTTTACAGGTAACGTGGCAGAAAGAGTCCGGCAACTTCACCGGGCCAGTTGCTACTTACATACAGAGATTTGGAAAGGAGCTTTTTGGCAACTACTCTAATCGGATAGTACAGTTTACTGTAGATGCTCTAAATGTCTCGGCCATCACCATCAGCCCAGTGACCCTGGAGGATCAGGGGTGTTTTTCctgtatctttaatatatttcCATTTGGAGCTAACTCTGGGAGAACCTGCCTTGATGTCTATG aAATAATCATATCGGACCCCATACTGGAAATACATCAGAACGAGTCTCCTGACACCTCAGAAAAGCTGCGTATTGTCACCTGCTCAGCCACCGGTCAGCCAGCCCCCAGTATCACATGGGAACTACCGGACAATCTGGAAATAACACCTGAAACTTACACTATTGTAAACCTGAACAGAACAGTGACTGTGATAAGTAACTTTACTCAAACCATTCCTTGGACACTAGAGGTAGCTAAAGTGACCTGCGTGGTGCGGCACCCAGCTCTGTACTCCGAGAAACGTCTCTCTGCACTCATAGATTACACTA TTCTTAAAACGGACATCACCTCTGAACTCAGGGCATCGATCAAAGAAATCAAAGAAATCAAAGCGGATGTCACCCATTTCGGCACTAGAATAGATCATCTTGAGAACAAGATGGAGGATCTTGTGTCTTCCTACAATGACTTGATCTCTGCTCATGATCTCCTGCAGGAAGTAGTAGTTTGGATTAAGGACAAACTGGTAGACATTGAAGCCAGGTCACGaggtaaaaacattaaaattcgGGGTATGACTGACTCTATCGCTAACTCTGATCTTTATGAATATGCCATCGACCTGTTCCATAAACTATTATCATCGGTCTCGGCTATTCTCATAAATCGCATCCACCATTTGGCCAAATCTCAGACTGCTCTGGACTCTGCACCCAAGTATACCCTTCTGTGGGTGTACTTCTACAGGATTAAAGAACAGATCCTACAAGCCTCCTTGCCCTCTTCTTCCACCTGA